TTACGATTcggaaatgtgaaaaattcCTCACAAGATTAATGGAGACGCAAGATCCTCGCGGCCAAGacgaacatcatcatcgtgattGTCCTCGGACGCATTTGGCACCGCCACATTCGCCACATGTGTCAATATTTTGGGGAAGGGGTTTTGGGATCTTTTTTGGAAGAAGAGCCGAAGCCCGAAGATCGGCACCGGCGCTCACGAATAATGCAAATGTCAAGGCGTAACCACGCAATTAATCTCACATCaccccggctggccggcggcttTCGACTGGCGACTGGGGCTCTGCTTCTCAGCAAAGAGTCACTTTTTTTCCGGTGGCCTTCGGGACGCCCtagcatcatcatcttccCCAAAAAGCGGCCCGCAGAGCCACCTTCGCGCGATGGGATGtcaaaattgaattatctCCCCCCGCCGGGGCAGTGACGGTGATGGCAATTACGCAATGGGCGCGAAGTATTCCGGTCCGgtacggtggccactttcAGGTTCCATTACATAAACGGTGTGCCGAACACGTACCACTTCGCACGGGCAGTATGTGACAATATTTGGGGTCTCCGGGCTGGTAAGCCGTTCGATGAGATCTTGAACGTCGTTCAGAATTCGGAATGCTTCGACTGTCCAGAAGTGATGAAGCCCCGAGATTCCTACGGCAGTCCTTTCACTTGAGGCGCGTTTACCGGAGGCCTTCCTTGTCGTATGTCTCGGGGGTCTCTTGCTATCAATCTTACCTCCGGCCGGTATTCTACGGGTCGGGTCTTGCCACTCTTGGAGGAATTTAATTAATGCGAGGAAGATTCCGCCGTTGGAGCTCGGAGCTGACCAGCGGCCAGTGGCGCGCTCGGCGCGACCTTAACCTTAATGCACCTGTCGGATAGGttcttcgtttcttcttctctttctgcGTGGTTAGCTGCAGCTGATTGCGATTCGTGCGGCCATCGATCATTGTGGACCCGAGAGCGGTTAGCGCGTTGGACGCACTCCCCGCAAGTGACGCGGtgccgaaagtgaaaccaaatCGAATGGAGGGTTTCTGTGCTTGCGACACCTTCCCGATGGTCACAACAGCACAATCGGAATGCTCTATTCAAATGATCCGGTTTGTCTATGacagtttgaagtttgttcgttttttgcaAACGGGGTCGGATTCCGTAACACAACTGCCACGCGTTCGGCAAATGGTCAaagatggaaataaaatttaattcgtCCGCTACTGGTTATCGTGAATTTTCATACGAATCTCCAGGGAGAGCTTCAAGCTGGAGCGCTATAATTAGTGAATCGCGGGGAGTTATAATTAGGCATTCGGGTGCGAAAAAGCTGCAGAAGCTTAATGCTAAAGCACCGCCAGATTGAGTTATCAAAGCCGACCCGTCCATCCTTTTCCGGGGACTCCAATTTGCATTTTAAGTGAAATTCTCCAGATAACAGATAATTGTTATGGGCTAAGATAATTGTTATGGGCTAATGGGCGCTACTTTCCGTTTGAGTCGAAAGCTTCAATTTTAATAGGTTGAAAACAGCTCAGCAAATAACCAGCGGTGCTAATGTGGTGGCTTACTTTTAAATGAATGTTCCAATATTCGTGCTAGTTCTCAACCGACGACTTTTCGTTCCAGATTGCCCCAACTGTGTGGAAGAgtccgcagcaccaccacggtggACGATGCCCCTACTGAAACTCGGCGAGAAGCGCTACTATTTGAGCATTTTCTTTAAGGTAAGCATGACACCGGAATCCTCGCTGATCTTTTCTAACGCATGCCCCGGTTACAGGCCAACTGGTTCAAAGCCCTTCAGTACTGTCGCTTCCACGGTATGCAGCTGGCCAGCATACAGTCGCAGGAGGAAAACGATCGACTGGAGAAATACGTTAAGGATTACGGTAAGTTCCGACTGGGTGTGCCTCTCAAATAGCCCGCGCCGGTAACTGTGTCTCGGGCGCGACTTGCAGGACTAGCCACGGAACACTTCTGGACCTCCGGTACCGATCTGGCCGAGGAGGGTAACTTCTTCTGGATCTCCAACGGTCGGCCACTGTCGTTCACAAACTGGAACGCCGGCGAACCGAACAACTTCCGATACGAGAACGGCGAGGAGGAACACTGTCTGGAGCTGTGGAACCGCGATGGCAAGGGACTCAAATGGAACGACACGCCGTGCAGCTTCGAGACGTACTTCATCTGCGAAGTCTAAGGTCTGCCTGTTTGGGGTCTGTTTTCCCGGACACTCTGTCATCTTCGCCGTTTCTCCTGCTGTCCCGCATGCATCGAAGTCCGAACGCCAAAACAAAGACAAAACCCATCTTCGGGTCtacggaaaacaacaacaagtgtTCACCGGAAGGCACCGGAAGTCCAACGCCAGCGTCGGTCCACCGTTTACGCGATGCGTGTGTCGTCAGGTGATTTGACTCTACTGCCACCAACGTCACCGCGGAGATCGACCTCTAACTCTATCGTGTAGTATTTATATAGTTAATACGCAATCGACGCAATCATCAACAAATAACGGCCGTCCGGCGGGCGTGGAACGAATAGTGATCTAAGTTTAAACACTCTGTCTCTTCGCTTCACCCGAACGGGAGGCAATTCCTCTTCTAGAGGCATCCTTGTTCCGGTAGCATCCTGTTCTGCTTTCGTTACCGTCCTCTCGGTTGGCGGAATGCACCTCTTTTCCTCCTGCATTCGTCTCGTTTGTGTTCGTTTTCTGTGTAAGTGTCTTTTATTTGTAAATAAGGTTTCGCATTACTGGCCAGAAATGTGTAGTTAAATAAATATGTCatatttaccaaaaaaaagaggaGCTGCTTATGTTTCTTAATTAAACGAGCAAAGTTCTGTAATACCCTTTTATTAGAGATTACAATTCCTATCTCCGTTCGAtggaaaagtaaaattaaacGATCGAACTAAACGAATCCTTATCAGCTCGTGCCCGACGGATCGTTGAGGGTCATCGAGCGAGTTCGATTGCTTCTACGAGGAATCCCCAGACTGTTGAACTGAACATTCATTTGCTCTCGACAGTTGCACCGCTCGCAATCCCGGGCAGTTCTCGTGTAAAAAGGTGAAATGGCACACACAACGTACGTCCTCACCGTTGCACTTTTATGTTTGACTCCGGCCGTATTAGGACAGCACCCGAGGGATCCTCCAGGAAGTATCTCCGGTGATCGTAATGTCGATGGCAAGTAGACGAACCGGTGGCTATTGCGCCTTACTCATCATTGTCACTCTGCAGATATCCTTTGGAGGAACAAGTGTTGGTGTCCGTGTAAACCTAGCGCCCAGAAGGAATACTACATCCCTACTTTACAAGTAAGTGCAGTTAGCGGTGATCGCGTCGTTAACCCGCTGTCAAACGATCTGATGAACGTACTGTGATTGTAGAAATCGGATTGGTTTGGAGCGGTGTCCTACTGTGCCAACGTCGGCATGGAGATTGCTGAGGTGCTGAACCTGGCCGAGCTGGACGCGTTACGCGAGACGATCAACGAAGAGGAGCAGGATCCGGAGGAGGAATTCTACTGGATCGGAGCGAACGATCTCGGTAACCAGACTGTGTACCGCTGGGCGCTCACCGGCCGCCCAGTTGAACCCGAAGTCACCAACTGGGACAAAGGTGAACCGAACAACGTACGCGAATCGGACAACTCTCCGATGGAGCACTGCGCTGCCGTCAACAAGGAAACTCAAAAGTGGATCGATTTTCAGTGCAGCGTCACTAAGAAGTTCGCCTGCCAACGGTTCCGGGTCGATTAAACCGAGCCTGGGTGCTCCGAGCGCAGAACTTCCATTTATTGCTAGTATTCACAAATAAACAGTTTTTCTCCCTCGCCGCAAGCCTCGCTCTTCCATTTCATGGTGCTGCCATCCAAATAGACGCAGAAAGGTGCTGTGTGACTCGGTTCATTGAAGGCCCACGCATTAAAGGTAACTTCAATTCCACTGAGACCCCACTGCATCGCACGATCCTTGCTCAGATTGTTAGCGCCAATCCAATACTTTGCGGAGCGCGTGATGCGATAGTTTTGCGCTAGATACTGCTGGAGTCTTGAGTTTTGCAGGTTGTCCTTAACACTGGCAATCGACATTCCGATAGCATTACAGTAGGAAACTGCATCGAACCAGTTCAACTAgagcaaacagaaagaaagaagagtGACATAAATAATCCGCTGGGCGGCAAAAGGCAATAATAGGCAATTtaccattttgttggaaatgAAATACTGCTTGCCTCCAGCTGGGTTTCCGCAGGGACAGATGCACTGATTTTGTCGTAAAAGCTCTGACAGAATAAAAAACAAGATTAGGCTCCAGAGGTAGCCACTTGGTAGTCCCATTCGACTACTGAAACCTACCAAGCGCAGTTCCTTGGCATTGCACAGAGGGCATGCAGCAGAGCCAGGCAACAAGTACCACTGCAACGCGAATAGATTGATTCATCCTGCAATAGAATTGtatactgtttttttttggtacgaaacaatagaacgcGTTTGTCCCACAAGCCTGTTGTCCGACGACTAAGTTTGAGACGACTGGCGAGAcgtgcgaaataaaaaaattaatcacatcATCTCAGGAAATACCACCGTTTGTGGTAGGGCGTTCACTGATTACACTCGATCTTCCTAGAGGCGATCGAGAATAATCTGCATCTTTTAAAAAACAAGAGAGCacagtgagaaagagagagaatatgCAAAGGCAATCATTGGCTGGAAACCACTCCGAAATCGTGAAGATTTTAACCCATTCTCAACCTCGAACCCCGGCACACCTCCGATGGCTgggatattttatttaatgccgaatgtgaaaaacgaaatcagaAATTctaacaaaaacaacgaaacagtAAATCAACATTTAAGAGTTTCCTGAAACATAGTCACTCGCAATTTTTTACATAAATATATGCTTTCCcacaaaacatatttcgatCAGAAATCCTCATCTTTTCGCTAACGCAACGCaaagtatttttttcattaaagtaACAGTAAGGCTATCCAGCATGAAACATAAACGGCTGATTCAAATTTTTTCCAGCATTTCTTCCTTTCATCTAGTATAAATTGGTATAAGTACGAGAGCAACATTTGGGAAGATGGAATGGATTGAatttgccatattttcttgcataAGCAGCGTTTTGTGGTAGTATTGGTGGTTGCAATtccaagaaaagaaaaaagaagaaaatttaaaCTAATTATTTTACCCATTTATTGAAAAAAGTTGAACTAAAAATGCATCTGGCTGCGTGCTTTGGCAACGTTTTGCTGCATCGGTTGGCAACACGGTTTTGCTGCATCGGCGCGCGTCTGGTTCGCGtcaaaatgcaataaattttagTTTGGGTACATTTGTGGCTTGTGGTGAGTTGTTTTTACAGTTTTGCAGCCACAGATCGGTCTCGTTCCACGGATAGCCGCGTTGCCATCATGTCGCAACGGTTCCCGGCGGCCAACGCCAACTCGGTGGCAGGCCCGCAACGCTATCCAGCGTCTCCGGGGCAAACGAATCAGCCCCCGCCAGTGATGCGTCCGTACGGACCGGGTAACAATTTCCCAGTAAGTAGCGCCCAAGCCTCATCGATATCTAGGCCGCGGCCTAACGCACTAAACCCGTTCGCAGCCCCGTGGGTACACTCCGCCGCCGCAGATGGGAGGCGGATCCTCGGGCCAGAACCAGCATCAGCGACCGATGCAACCCACGTTCCAGGGTGGCAACATGCGCGGCTCCCCAATGTCTGGCGCTACCGGTGGCAAGCGAAGCGCCGAAAGCCGCTCATCGATGAACCCGGCACAGCAGAAGAAGTAAGTTGCCCGAACCCGACCGAGTAATCAGCCTTTGACGGATCTCTTATTGCTGTAACTGTAAGGTGTGTTGGCCCCGCTGCTTTTAGTGACTAttcggcgaagaagaagaaaaagttgGCCGATAAAATCTTGCCCCAGAAGGTGCGCGACCTAGTGCCGGAATCGCAGGCCTACATGGACCTGCTGGCGTTCGAGAGAAAGCTGGATGCGACAATCATGCGCAAGCGGCTCGACATTCAGGAAGCGCTGAAGCGCCCGATGAAGCAGAAGCGCAAGCTGCGCATCTTCATCTCGAACACGTTCTACCCGAGCAAGGACGGTATCGAGGGTGACACGAACGCGGACGGTTCGGTGGCCTCGTGGGAGCTCCGCGTCGAGGGCCGCCTGCTCGAGGACAACAAGTCCGATCCGGCGAAGATCAAGCGCAAGTTTTCCAGCTTCTTCAAGTCGCTCGTCATCGAGCTCGACAAGGATCTTTACGGGCCGGACAATCATCTGGTCGAGTGGCACCGTACGCACTCGACGCAGGAGACGGATGGGTTTCAGGTGAAGCGTCCAGGCGATCGGAACGTGCGCTGCACCATCCTGCTGTTGCTCGATTATCAGCCGTTGCAGTTTAAGCTCGATTCGCGCTTGGCCCGACTGCTTGGAGTGCACACGCAGACGCGCCCTGTCATCATCTCCGCGCTGTGGCAGTACATCAAGACGCACAAGCTGCAGGATGCGCACGAGCGCGAGTACGTTGCGTGTGACAAGTACTTGGAGCAGATCTTTGGCTGCCCGCGTATGAAGTTTGCCGAAATACCGCAACGGTTGAACCCGCTGCTGCACccgcccgatccgatcgtcatCAATCACGTGATTACGGTCGAGGGGGGCATGGAGAACAAGCAGACTGCCTGTTACGATATCGACGTCGAGGTGGACGACACGCTGAAGAATCAGATGAACACGTTCCTGCTGAGCACTGCCAGCCAGCAAGAGATACAGACGCTCGACAGCAAGATCCACGATACGGTCGAAACGATCAACCAGCTCAAGACGAACCGGGAGTTTTTCCTCAGCTTCGCTAAGGACCCGCAAACGTTCATCCACAAGTGGATCGTGTCGCAAACGCGCGACCTCAAATCGATGACCGACATTGTCGGCAATCCGGAGGAGGAACGGCGGGCCGAGTTCTACTACCAGCCGTGGACACAGGAAGCCGTCTCGCGCTACTTCTTCACTAAGGTCAATCAGAAGCGTGCCGAGCTCGAGCAGGCCCTCGGCATTCGGAACGCCTAGACCGGTGTGTTGGATGAACGGACGGGACCTTCCCACTGAGagtttgtcctttttttattccGCTTTCTGCTACCTAGCACCCCATTGGCTAGCTGTAGGATTTTTGTACTCCACTTCTGCATACTATAGTATTTCTACGATACATTAAACTATTATAAGTAACCGACCCAACACACGACTCTGTCTCTGACGGACACTGTAATCGAATAAAATTATGACGACTAAACCCGAGGAGTTAAATGACGTGTTTCTGAAAGAGTTCCAGGCGAATGTTGGGTACTACTAAATGAATCCCGGTTCGATGTTGGTGCATTCTGCAACCCTATGAAACGGTGCATGAAGAGATTCAAACGGttgcataaaaaattaaattgtaaatCCAAAATCCTTTTTCGAGAATGGCTGAACAAAagcatttatgcaaaaatcataaaaattgtATCGAAATGGCAATAAACGTATAATAAACAGATAAATTATTAATCGCTCAAACAATTCTACTCACACAACCATATACCGTTCTGGTTTTGAATACTGTGGTTTCCGGTTGGAGACCTTTTACCCCcgtggagacgcctggtgtaCGATGGAACAGTAAACGTAAAGAAAAGTTAACGCTCTTATCTAACCTTGTACCGATAAGATAACCACCATCGATTGTCTATCATTTTGATCGAACAACAAGAGATAGGAACCCCTCCATTCAACTCGTCTATCACCCTattgaatattgaatattgAACCCTATTGATATCTTTCAACCTCAACCGGTACTGATCCGCCAGTTCTTGTAAAACGCTTGCACTCAGTTTTGAAAATCAGACCTCCATACAGAACCAACAACATCCAACAGATTGTTGTGGAAACGTGCACGTGTCCACCGGCAAACACAACCTGCATGGATAGCGCCATTGCGCGACCAATCGCGGGTGAAATTCACAGTTGATCGTGATTTTCACAAGCCAACGAAAACAATCGCATCAACATGCTACGCTAAGCGACCTGAACTgtgaacaaaaaagaacccaGGAGAACAAATTCTCTCACTTTGTACAAACACACGAtagaaactatttttattactATATCCGCGGGCCGTTGTTAGTCCGCGTTTTGCGATGCGCAGTAAGATGAATAATTTACAGATGACGGCGATAGAGATGGATACGACATTTGCAAGCGATTATGGTCGAGGAGGAGCGAAATTGGTACTTCCATCCGCGGCCGTTCGCACCCGGCGCCGTTCGGTGTACTGAGACTTGTAGCGGAACACCGGCCGGAAGAGATGCGTTTCGGCTGCTTCTAAGTCGGAGGCGCCGGCCTCGGGATCATCTACATCCAAGGCTCCAATTTCGTGCACCTCTCGTTTATGGCGatgttcgtcgtcgtggtaCGGTTCCTCCTGTGATGAGTCCTCGTGGCAACATTCCTCGTCACTgtcaccatcgtcaccatcgtcgtcgtcgtcctccgctTCTTCACAACAGTCGAGAAGATCCGCTTCATCGtcgtgatggtggtgacccGGCAAAGACCGCTGGTATCGTCGGCGATCCTCGAGCATCTCGTTGATACTGTCCTGGTCCCACAAGTCCATGCAATCGATCGCGTAGCTGTTGCAGGTAGCCCCAAACACAATCAACACCACCAAAACGTTCAACTAGAAGAGGGCATAAGAGATTATTAAAGTCCTTATTTCGTTTGCACTTGACATGGATTGCACAAAGTTTCCGGACCTTACCTTGCTCATTTTCTGCATACAAAGTTGTGTCAAGGCGGGCAGGCCGAAGATCTTCACACTTCAAGCGTACTGGACCAGGTTTCACACTCAACTGCTAGTGATCGATCGAGCAACGACACCATTTATATGGCCACTCCGCCTACCATATGGCTTAGTCACACACATCTCGGACCGACCATCTATCTtggaccggtggtggcacgcGGCAGCAACACAAATTACCGATGCAAGCACCAGTGACGTAGAAGTACAGAGGAATGGCACATGGGTAAAAATGTAGCGCGCTCAACTCCGGCAGCTATTCTCTGGAGCGACGCAAATCTGTCGGCAAACAGCGCACCCGTCcccaaaaccaaccaacgaacgccaCCCTGTAACGAGCGATGCCAAGGTGTGATCACGGAACTGCCTGGAACTGGTTCTTGGTCGAAGATGGTCGACGAAGCCACGAGCTTGCTGCTGTCGTCATAACCATGGTGAGATCGGGCATAGGTCAGTTTCATTAGCGTTCGGCTTATCGACCTGGCATTTCTGAGGACAATATTTGCCAACAATCGTTTATCTTCTTCGCGCCAGGATTGTGTTGAAGTGATTGAGATATtcgtcgaaattgaattatcaTGCGACTGCGACTGGTCACAGGGATACAGATTGTTACGCTAGTGACACGATTGTATGAAATTCACGTGAATTCGGTGTGCGGTATGCAATTCGTTTGCCCAAAAGATGTTTAGAGCGTTGGCGGACTCCCTAATTTCAGGAGCAATAAAAATCTTTTAATAACTCATTTGTCCTTCACGTGAAGCGTCACCAGTAAATGCGAAGTGAAATTGTACGATTTTCACCGTCATTTAGTTCCTATTCCTATTCCATCATCGTACCAATGTTACTTGCGGTCAATGCCTCTGAATGCATTTGAGTCGTTTCGGAAGTCATCTATCGATACATAACGAGATCCGGGATTCCCTTTGATGATGTTAACCACACCATCGTAGGCGCGAATGACGGTAATACCTCGTGAGGAAAggttgaaaaaatgtatggaTCGAAACAAAGTGATTGAAAGTGCAAATAAATACACCATCCCAAATCGTTCGTGTTTGCCAAGCAACTGTTGAAGAAAGCAATTGGAGGCTGGAAACGAGGACTTGACGGCTACCACCATAGCCAGAGGGTTCCGGTTGGTCAGCTGTGGTTTACGACCAAAGAGCATTTTCTCGGAACTCTTGAAGAACTTTACcgtattatttttaattccaaGAAAACGTTTCTACCTACTCGTGCATTTACACTCTAATGACACACCCAAACACGTATCACGTGCAGCTCCCTAGAACTGCTCTCTTAGCGGGAACGCGTCGTTCATAGAACGTGGTCTCCCGAAGATCCCTTCTCTAACTAGCGCTCGGTCAAGGGGCGCGCATGGCGCACAGAACACCCAACGATCTTGATGATTAATTCGCGGTACCACACTAAATGATTGGCCACGAGCGCCCACTGGCAGGCTGTATGCTTGGCACTCGGCCGGTCAAGCTTTGCACACGCCGCCGTTTGCTGGGTTTCCGCCGTTTGCAGCGAAACACGGGAGGAAAGATTTTACGGCCCAGTCCATCGCTGGCCGTCGTTTCCGGGGACGAATTGCGCACGGGGCTAAGCGTTGCCGTCGTCAAAGAAGTGGCCAGTAGAGCATTGGGCACCGATTCAGCTAGCGAGAAAACTAGCGATGCAAGAAGAATCTGCAGTAGCAACGCAATTAGAACTAAACCCtatttttcaaacgattcTGCGATCATCTTACCGAAAACCTTTTGCTGGCGATGAGCATTTTTCGAGATATTGTTCCTGCTCCTTGCAGTTTACTGTGAGCACTATCTGCTAAAATGAAACGACAATGGCAAACCTCTTATAGTATCTGCAATCTGCCCCTTCTTAGGCTCATTTTACATCCCCACGAAAATGCGTCATTCGATTGGGCGCCTAATGAACGTTAGCTAACCCCGCAGATGTCGTATTATTTGTGTAATCGTAGTAGTCAGGTGCACCTTCATAATGATGCTAATTATGATTACGCTTTCAGCGCTTTCATATCAAGTGCGCCTTGAGCCAACCCAGACTTACGTCAGATCTCTTACGCAGCCTGACAGAAATTAgatcaaaacattaaacagtACTTTGAcgagaaaatcgaacataaaaaaggacaaatAGGATGTCGATTGAGACATGTTCTGTCGTCGAAATTCAGCCCACtttattcgtgtttttgtggttttgtttgatcTGATTAGTCGCATTATTATAGGATATTCAGCATACGGAGAGCAACGTGGCTTTGTATTTTTAGTTATCTCACATTACCACTGCCACGAATTCTATCGTAACGCAACTAAAGAACGCCACTAGGTTACACAACACAAagttccggatccggttgaAAATACTGTCCATAGCGAGctacaaaagaaaattcgaaCCAAAAATAATTCTGGAAGAAATAGAACCGCATAAACCGCTCCCTCCTCGTGTTCAGCTTAGGCACAATAAATAACGAATGCTCTACAACAGCGTCGCGACTACTAGTGTGCGTATATTCCTGCAGGAGATGATAACATATTTCGTCCTAATAAGGATGCT
The nucleotide sequence above comes from Anopheles bellator chromosome 1, idAnoBellAS_SP24_06.2, whole genome shotgun sequence. Encoded proteins:
- the LOC131205461 gene encoding C-type lectin 37Db-like, giving the protein MSLRSLHPRDVRWHRSGFLVLASVLVVLLSESVIQCATPKAIAGSSHDCPNCVEESAAPPRWTMPLLKLGEKRYYLSIFFKANWFKALQYCRFHGMQLASIQSQEENDRLEKYVKDYGLATEHFWTSGTDLAEEGNFFWISNGRPLSFTNWNAGEPNNFRYENGEEEHCLELWNRDGKGLKWNDTPCSFETYFICEV
- the LOC131206089 gene encoding CD209 antigen-like, yielding MAHTTYVLTVALLCLTPAVLGQHPRDPPGSISGDRNVDDILWRNKCWCPCKPSAQKEYYIPTLQKSDWFGAVSYCANVGMEIAEVLNLAELDALRETINEEEQDPEEEFYWIGANDLGNQTVYRWALTGRPVEPEVTNWDKGEPNNVRESDNSPMEHCAAVNKETQKWIDFQCSVTKKFACQRFRVD
- the LOC131206090 gene encoding snaclec coagulation factor IX/factor X-binding protein subunit B-like gives rise to the protein MNQSIRVAVVLVAWLCCMPSVQCQGTALELLRQNQCICPCGNPAGGKQYFISNKMLNWFDAVSYCNAIGMSIASVKDNLQNSRLQQYLAQNYRITRSAKYWIGANNLSKDRAMQWGLSGIEVTFNAWAFNEPSHTAPFCVYLDGSTMKWKSEACGEGEKLFICEY
- the LOC131212107 gene encoding brahma-associated protein of 60 kDa-like isoform X2, with product MSQRFPAANANSVAGPQRYPASPGQTNQPPPVMRPYGPGNNFPPRGYTPPPQMGGGSSGQNQHQRPMQPTFQGGNMRGSPMSGATGGKRSAESRSSMNPAQQKNDYSAKKKKKLADKILPQKVRDLVPESQAYMDLLAFERKLDATIMRKRLDIQEALKRPMKQKRKLRIFISNTFYPSKDGIEGDTNADGSVASWELRVEGRLLEDNKSDPAKIKRKFSSFFKSLVIELDKDLYGPDNHLVEWHRTHSTQETDGFQVKRPGDRNVRCTILLLLDYQPLQFKLDSRLARLLGVHTQTRPVIISALWQYIKTHKLQDAHEREYVACDKYLEQIFGCPRMKFAEIPQRLNPLLHPPDPIVINHVITVEGGMENKQTACYDIDVEVDDTLKNQMNTFLLSTASQQEIQTLDSKIHDTVETINQLKTNREFFLSFAKDPQTFIHKWIVSQTRDLKSMTDIVGNPEEERRAEFYYQPWTQEAVSRYFFTKVNQKRAELEQALGIRNA
- the LOC131212107 gene encoding brahma-associated protein of 60 kDa-like isoform X1 yields the protein MSQRFPAANANSVAGPQRYPASPGQTNQPPPVMRPYGPGNNFPPRGYTPPPQMGGGSSGQNQHQRPMQPTFQGGNMRGSPMSGATGGKRSAESRSSMNPAQQKKCVGPAAFSDYSAKKKKKLADKILPQKVRDLVPESQAYMDLLAFERKLDATIMRKRLDIQEALKRPMKQKRKLRIFISNTFYPSKDGIEGDTNADGSVASWELRVEGRLLEDNKSDPAKIKRKFSSFFKSLVIELDKDLYGPDNHLVEWHRTHSTQETDGFQVKRPGDRNVRCTILLLLDYQPLQFKLDSRLARLLGVHTQTRPVIISALWQYIKTHKLQDAHEREYVACDKYLEQIFGCPRMKFAEIPQRLNPLLHPPDPIVINHVITVEGGMENKQTACYDIDVEVDDTLKNQMNTFLLSTASQQEIQTLDSKIHDTVETINQLKTNREFFLSFAKDPQTFIHKWIVSQTRDLKSMTDIVGNPEEERRAEFYYQPWTQEAVSRYFFTKVNQKRAELEQALGIRNA
- the LOC131205243 gene encoding nardilysin-like, producing the protein MQKMSKLNVLVVLIVFGATCNSYAIDCMDLWDQDSINEMLEDRRRYQRSLPGHHHHDDEADLLDCCEEAEDDDDDGDDGDSDEECCHEDSSQEEPYHDDEHRHKREVHEIGALDVDDPEAGASDLEAAETHLFRPVFRYKSQYTERRRVRTAADGSTNFAPPRP